The window CCAAAAGCCCCATGGGCAAAACGCTCTATGCCCAGCCAGGCCGCAAGGCCCATCTGTCTGCCTTGATCACAGATATCGAGGCCGAAATCCGCGACATCGACGAGGCAATCGACGGTCTCGCCTCGAACCAGGCTTTCATGGCGACATCAGGCCCGGTCGGCGGCATCCTGGGGGCCACCAGCGCCGACAGGCACGACGCATTCGCACGGATCAGGGGAATGCTGGCCGACGAGCTACGTCTTGCTGAAAACGAGCTTGCCCGCACAGTCGAGTCTTTGGTCAGCGAGGAAGACATTGAGCGGTTTGAGCGCAGCCAGCGGGAGATCGAAATCGAGGTCGGAAGCAGAAGGGACACCTATGCGAGAGCGATAGCACAGTTTAGCCAGCAAAATGATCATCGCAGCGCCGCGACGTATGCCTTTGAGAGAGCAATGGCTCGAGCTGCGCTTGCCAAGCAATGGGAAGGACGATGAGCGATTCCCTTGGTCTGATATTCGGCTGGGCTCTGGTCTCGGAGATCAACGGCGAACCGTACTACGACCTCCAAGGGGATTACGTTCCGCAGGATGCGATGTTGCGCGAGACCACGCGGTTCATGGAAAACAATCGCATGGGCAAACTCATGCACGCCGGCGAACAGGTCGGCACCATCGTGCACAGCTTGCCCCTGACCGCCGACATCGCCAAGGCGCTCGGCATCAGTACCCGCAGGACGGGTTGGATCGTTGCCTACAAGCCCACCGACAGCAGTCTGGTCGACAAGGTCCATGCCGGCATCTACGGCGGCTTCTCAATCGGTGGGACGCGAGGCGTCAAGGAAACGGAGACGCAAACAACAACGCGGACAACAGGAAAACGCAAACCGAACGGCTACTTTGCCGGGCTCGGGACCAGGAGATCAGGATGACCACGAAACAGATACTCGACGATTTCGAAATCCGGGAGCTGTCGCTTGTCGATTCCCCGGCTCAGGAAGGCGCTCTTGTCGCCATCACAAAGGCAAGGCCCGCGCCGATCATTGTCAGGCCTTACGAGGCGAAGATGCAGGAGACTCATCAGATGGAAAAGAAAGACGACGCGATCAGCTTCGGCAGTTTCGAGGAGGCCTGCGCACATCTGCGCAAGGCCGGTCTGGGTGGGGCGGAGGCGATGGTCGCCGCGCGCCAGCAGCATCCCGCCTTGTTCCAGAAGGCTCAGTCCCGCGAGCATGAGGTGACCGATCAGGAACAGGACCTCAAGAAGGCACGCGACGGGCGTGCCCGAATGAACCAAATCGACGCGTTGGTCCGCACAACGGCTCTCGGCAAGGGCGTGAGCAGAACGGATGCCCTTCGAATGGTCAGGAAATTGAATCCGGCATTGTTC is drawn from Mesorhizobium sp. B1-1-8 and contains these coding sequences:
- a CDS encoding XkdF-like putative serine protease domain-containing protein, with product MSDSLGLIFGWALVSEINGEPYYDLQGDYVPQDAMLRETTRFMENNRMGKLMHAGEQVGTIVHSLPLTADIAKALGISTRRTGWIVAYKPTDSSLVDKVHAGIYGGFSIGGTRGVKETETQTTTRTTGKRKPNGYFAGLGTRRSG